A genomic segment from Nicotiana sylvestris chromosome 1, ASM39365v2, whole genome shotgun sequence encodes:
- the LOC138869145 gene encoding uncharacterized protein, with amino-acid sequence MSTEVEIPSLRIIQEVELNDTEWIRSRYEQLTLIDGKRMNAVCHGKLYQNRMSRAFDKRVKPRQFAPGKLVLKKIFSHKDEAKGKFSPNWQGPYMVHRILTRGALILAEMDGEI; translated from the coding sequence atgtcaacagaagtagagattccttctttaagaatcatacaggaagttgaactCAACGacacagaatggataaggagccgctatgaacaattgacccttatagatggaaaaaggatgaatgcagtatgtcacggtaagctttatcagaacagaatgtccagagctttcgaCAAAAGGGtgaaaccaaggcaatttgcaccaggaaagctggtactgaagaagatcttctcacataaagatgaagccaaaggaaaattctctcccaactggcaaggtccttacatggtccACAGGATTCTAAcaagaggagcactcatacttgcagaaatggacggagaaatctag